The following coding sequences are from one Halorubrum sp. BOL3-1 window:
- a CDS encoding helix-turn-helix domain-containing protein codes for MSRTALRLDLPTGSWLGDVSRTVSSATLRVDETISADCGGPTEVSIDDPNEVDDATTVATVLVAGTDRDRVEEALRDHERVARATAVECRGEARTLRVVGHTTAYLPAARAVGLPIESAVEVVDGRATVTVVGDRDRIEAFGRRLAGDGVTVDVAATDGDDPDRTLTEAQRELVFEAVRSGYYDTPRRCTLTELAEANGIAKSTCSETLHRAEGRVMRQFVDGAGPFDSTPSVEDAATADTPGSEAAGRDTDEFDASDADREEPLRSAASEY; via the coding sequence ATGAGTCGGACCGCGCTGCGATTGGACCTCCCGACCGGGTCGTGGCTCGGTGACGTCTCTCGGACCGTCTCGTCGGCGACGCTCCGCGTCGACGAGACGATTTCGGCCGACTGCGGCGGTCCGACGGAAGTCTCGATCGACGACCCGAACGAGGTCGACGACGCGACGACGGTCGCGACCGTCCTCGTCGCCGGCACCGACAGGGACCGCGTCGAAGAGGCGCTCCGCGACCACGAGCGCGTCGCTCGCGCGACGGCGGTCGAGTGCCGCGGCGAAGCCCGCACGCTCCGGGTGGTCGGTCACACCACGGCGTACCTCCCGGCGGCACGGGCGGTCGGGCTGCCGATCGAGTCGGCGGTCGAGGTCGTCGACGGGCGCGCGACCGTGACGGTCGTCGGTGATCGGGACCGGATCGAGGCGTTCGGACGCCGGCTCGCGGGCGACGGGGTGACCGTCGACGTCGCCGCGACCGACGGCGACGACCCGGACCGAACGCTCACCGAGGCGCAGCGCGAACTCGTCTTCGAGGCGGTCCGCTCAGGGTACTACGACACGCCTCGCCGGTGTACCCTCACGGAGTTGGCCGAAGCGAACGGGATCGCGAAGTCGACCTGTAGCGAGACGCTCCACCGCGCTGAAGGACGAGTAATGCGGCAGTTCGTGGACGGCGCGGGACCGTTCGACTCGACGCCGAGTGTCGAGGACGCCGCGACTGCCGATACTCCCGGCTCGGAGGCCGCCGGCCGCGACACCGACGAGTTCGACGCGAGCGACGCCGACCGCGAGGAGCCGTTGCGGTCGGCCGCGAGCGAATACTGA